In a genomic window of Pseudomonas putida:
- a CDS encoding TetR/AcrR family transcriptional regulator, whose protein sequence is MLAIHASTHSPLSARDRLVHAAVELFATRGFQAIGLRDLAGHVGLQAGSLYHHIENKQCLLFELIESALSDLLIITRRRMKGARTPAERVRRFVHAFVSFTLNDRHRLILVTREFVNLDEVHQQHADKLKRAHHALLNEIIAEQREPKSQPNAETGLITHAVMGMLYGQLHWNELEMSEQHLTELLTGCVMRMIASSKEDVR, encoded by the coding sequence ATGCTTGCAATCCACGCCTCCACCCATTCACCGCTCAGCGCTCGCGACCGGCTGGTTCATGCCGCCGTCGAGCTGTTCGCAACACGTGGCTTCCAGGCCATTGGCTTGCGTGATCTGGCAGGTCACGTAGGGCTGCAGGCCGGCTCGCTTTACCATCACATCGAAAACAAACAGTGCCTGTTGTTCGAACTCATCGAGTCGGCCTTGTCAGACCTGCTGATCATCACCAGGCGGCGCATGAAAGGCGCCAGGACGCCTGCCGAGCGGGTGCGTCGTTTTGTCCACGCCTTCGTCAGCTTTACCTTGAACGACAGGCACCGATTGATATTGGTGACCCGCGAGTTCGTGAACCTCGACGAGGTACACCAGCAACACGCCGACAAATTGAAGCGAGCGCACCACGCGCTATTGAACGAAATCATCGCCGAACAACGTGAACCGAAGAGCCAGCCAAATGCCGAGACCGGCCTGATCACCCATGCCGTGATGGGCATGCTCTACGGCCAGTTGCACTGGAACGAATTGGAGATGTCGGAGCAGCACCTGACGGAACTGCTCACCGGTTGCGTCATGCGCATGATCGCGAGCAGCAAGGAAGATGTTCGATAA